One genomic region from Streptomyces sp. NBC_00582 encodes:
- a CDS encoding bifunctional 3-(3-hydroxy-phenyl)propionate/3-hydroxycinnamic acid hydroxylase, producing the protein MTDAFDADVAIVGLGPVGATAANLAGAHGLTAVAFDRATAVEPRPRAIGFDQEAMRTFGGLGLADALAPHVMPYRPSEYRNRHGQVIKRIDTAPPPHPLGWAPNYVFLQPELEKALRQRLAGVAGVEVRLGTAVTGVRTDAGGATVETVDGAGRRRTVRTRYVLACDGGSSGIRTRAGLPLRDLEFDEPWLVVDVLLHPGAGEDLPGTNVQYCEPARPSTFVVGPGRLRRWELMINKDEDPREMTEPRVVRELLSRWLDPGDYDLWRASAYRFHALVLRQWRAGRLFFLGDAAHMTPPFLAQGMCQGIRDASNLVWKLAAHRHGGAGDGLLDTYQREREPHVLQVTATAKEFGRIICERDETAAASRDAALLDELAARPGGTVRQSLIPGLRAGFLSPDGSPARGGILPQPRVTDSRGASGLLDEFTGDAFRLVLAEDADVRAAESALRAHEAEGGFPIRLVPLRRLDGPVPPGTYQEEVPLLATWLRSHGCDAVLARPDHYVFGGAPRAAEIGTLLAAARRQWSSSPSPSPIAE; encoded by the coding sequence GTGACAGACGCATTCGACGCCGACGTGGCGATCGTGGGACTCGGCCCGGTCGGTGCCACGGCGGCGAATCTGGCCGGCGCCCACGGACTGACCGCGGTGGCGTTCGACCGGGCCACGGCTGTCGAGCCTCGGCCCCGTGCCATCGGGTTCGACCAGGAGGCCATGCGCACGTTCGGAGGCCTCGGCCTGGCCGACGCGCTCGCGCCGCATGTGATGCCGTACCGCCCGTCGGAGTACCGCAACCGCCACGGGCAGGTCATCAAACGGATCGACACCGCGCCGCCGCCCCACCCGCTGGGCTGGGCGCCCAACTACGTCTTCCTCCAGCCGGAGCTGGAGAAGGCCCTGCGTCAGCGCCTCGCAGGGGTGGCCGGGGTCGAGGTCCGGCTCGGCACCGCGGTGACCGGCGTGCGGACCGACGCCGGGGGCGCGACCGTCGAGACGGTGGACGGGGCGGGGCGCCGGCGCACGGTCCGTACGCGGTATGTGCTGGCGTGCGACGGCGGGAGCAGCGGGATCCGGACCCGCGCGGGGCTGCCCCTGCGCGACCTGGAGTTCGACGAACCGTGGCTGGTGGTGGACGTCCTCCTGCACCCCGGCGCGGGCGAGGACCTGCCGGGGACCAACGTCCAGTACTGCGAGCCGGCCCGGCCCAGCACCTTTGTGGTGGGGCCCGGCCGTCTCCGCCGCTGGGAGCTGATGATCAACAAGGACGAGGATCCGCGCGAGATGACCGAGCCGCGGGTCGTCCGTGAGCTGCTGTCCCGATGGCTGGATCCCGGTGACTACGACCTGTGGCGGGCGTCGGCCTACCGCTTCCACGCCCTGGTGCTCAGACAGTGGCGTGCCGGGCGGCTGTTCTTCCTCGGGGACGCCGCCCATATGACACCGCCGTTCCTCGCGCAGGGCATGTGCCAGGGGATCCGCGACGCCTCCAACCTCGTGTGGAAGCTGGCCGCCCACCGGCACGGGGGTGCCGGTGACGGGCTGCTCGACACCTATCAGCGGGAGCGCGAGCCGCATGTGCTCCAGGTGACGGCCACGGCGAAGGAGTTCGGGCGGATCATCTGCGAGCGGGACGAGACGGCCGCGGCATCGCGTGACGCGGCGCTGCTGGACGAACTGGCGGCCCGGCCCGGGGGCACCGTCCGCCAGTCCCTCATCCCGGGTCTCCGCGCGGGCTTCCTGTCGCCCGACGGTTCCCCCGCACGGGGCGGGATCCTTCCCCAGCCGCGCGTCACCGACAGCCGGGGAGCAAGCGGGCTGCTGGACGAGTTCACCGGCGACGCCTTCCGGCTGGTGCTCGCCGAGGACGCCGATGTCCGCGCCGCGGAGTCGGCTCTGCGCGCGCACGAGGCCGAGGGAGGGTTCCCGATCCGGCTCGTACCTCTGCGGCGGCTCGACGGCCCGGTGCCCCCCGGCACATACCAGGAGGAGGTGCCCCTCCTCGCCACTTGGCTGCGGTCGCACGGATGCGATGCGGTGCTGGCCCGTCCCGACCACTATGTGTTCGGTGGCGCACCACGGGCGGCGGAGATCGGCA
- the icmF gene encoding fused isobutyryl-CoA mutase/GTPase IcmF translates to MSDMHRPEHPVRLVTASALFDGHDASINIMRRIFQSQGAEVIHLGHNRSVQEVVDAALEEDAHGVAVSSYQGGHVEYFEYLVESLRAQGAEHVRVVGGGGGVIVPEEIARLRGSGVTIFSPEDGQRMGLAGMVNSVVRDCDFDLWDGGPAEVSAVLAGERFAVARAITGAELGKLPDGFLAQVRAAAAGRTVPVLGITGTGGSGKSSLTDELVRRFRVDQQDKLRIAVIAVDPTRRRGGGALLGDRIRMNSLDGNRVFFRSLATRGSHELPEHLSDVIDVVKAAGFDLVVVETPGIGQGDAAIVPFVDTSMYVMTPEFGAASQLEKIDMLDFADVVAINKFERRGAKDALRDVGRQLVRNREAFGKRPEDMPVYGTSAATFNDDGVTALYQHLRTVLAEEGLPLVQGALAPVEVRHSSGIRQVVPAERVRYLAEITDTVRAYHAETGELAEAARRVQRLETVAGELAAAGSDAANVESLLDGARRDLPREITEQIANWPAVVAAYSGDEQVVRIRDKEIRTSLTRESLSGNKVPRVALPRFTDHGELVRFWRAENLPGFFPFTAGVFPFKRDGEDPARMFAGEGDPFRTNRRFKLLSEGQPATRLSTAFDSVTLYGRDPDERPDIYGKVGTSGVSVATLDDMKALYDGFDLVAPTTSVSMTINGPAPTILAFFLNTAIDQQLDRFRTAEGRDPSPQEAAALRAGALANVRGTVQADILKEDQGQNTCLFSTEFSLRMMADIQEWFIQQKVRNFYSVSISGYHIAEAGANPISQLAFTLANGFTYVEAYLARGMRIDDFAPNLSFFFSNGMDPEYSVLGRVARRIWAVAMKEKYGANERSQKLKYHVQTSGRSLHAQEMDFNDIRTTLQALIAIYDNCNSLHTNAYDEAVTTPTEESVRRALAIQLIINREWGLAMNENPLQGSFIIDELTDLVEEAVLQEFERINERGGVLGAMETGYQRGRIQDESMLYEQRKHDGTLPLIGVNTFRNPHADTAEPGVVELARATEQEKHSQLERVRDYQAGHREQAHEALAALKDAAVGGDNVFAVLMDAARVCSLQQITDAFFEVGGQYRRNV, encoded by the coding sequence ATGAGCGACATGCACCGCCCCGAACACCCCGTCCGTCTCGTCACGGCATCGGCCCTGTTCGACGGGCACGACGCCTCGATCAACATCATGCGCCGGATCTTCCAGTCCCAGGGCGCGGAGGTGATCCATCTCGGCCACAACCGGTCGGTGCAGGAGGTCGTGGACGCGGCGCTGGAGGAGGACGCCCACGGTGTGGCGGTCTCGTCGTACCAGGGCGGCCATGTGGAGTACTTCGAGTACCTCGTCGAGTCGCTGCGGGCCCAGGGCGCGGAGCATGTGCGGGTGGTCGGCGGCGGCGGAGGTGTGATCGTCCCCGAGGAGATCGCCCGGCTGCGCGGGAGCGGGGTGACGATCTTCTCCCCGGAGGACGGGCAGCGGATGGGGCTGGCCGGGATGGTCAACTCGGTGGTCAGGGACTGTGACTTCGACCTGTGGGACGGCGGCCCGGCCGAGGTGTCGGCGGTTCTCGCGGGGGAGCGTTTCGCGGTCGCCCGGGCGATCACGGGCGCCGAGCTGGGCAAGCTGCCGGACGGCTTCCTGGCCCAGGTGCGGGCCGCGGCGGCCGGACGGACGGTGCCGGTGCTGGGCATCACGGGCACGGGTGGTTCCGGCAAGTCGTCGCTGACCGACGAGCTGGTGCGCCGGTTCCGGGTGGACCAGCAGGACAAGCTGCGCATCGCGGTGATCGCCGTCGACCCGACCCGCCGCCGCGGCGGCGGCGCCCTGCTCGGCGACCGCATCCGGATGAACTCCCTGGACGGCAACCGGGTGTTCTTCCGCAGCCTGGCCACCCGGGGCAGCCACGAACTGCCCGAGCACCTGTCCGACGTGATCGACGTGGTGAAGGCGGCCGGGTTCGACCTGGTGGTCGTGGAGACGCCCGGCATCGGCCAGGGCGACGCGGCGATCGTGCCGTTCGTGGACACCTCGATGTATGTGATGACGCCGGAGTTCGGCGCCGCCTCACAGCTGGAGAAGATCGACATGCTCGACTTCGCCGACGTCGTGGCGATCAACAAGTTCGAGCGGCGCGGTGCCAAGGACGCCCTGCGGGACGTGGGCCGGCAACTCGTCCGCAACCGGGAGGCGTTCGGCAAGCGGCCCGAGGACATGCCGGTCTACGGCACCTCGGCGGCCACGTTCAACGACGACGGGGTCACCGCGCTCTACCAGCACCTCAGGACGGTCCTCGCGGAGGAGGGGCTGCCGCTGGTCCAGGGCGCTCTCGCACCGGTCGAGGTGCGGCACTCCTCCGGCATCCGCCAGGTGGTCCCGGCGGAGCGGGTGCGCTACCTCGCCGAGATCACCGACACGGTCCGCGCCTACCACGCCGAGACCGGCGAGCTGGCCGAGGCGGCCCGGCGGGTGCAGCGCCTGGAGACGGTCGCGGGTGAACTCGCCGCGGCCGGCTCCGACGCCGCGAACGTGGAGTCGCTGCTCGACGGCGCGCGCCGTGACCTCCCGCGCGAGATCACCGAGCAGATCGCGAACTGGCCCGCCGTCGTCGCCGCCTACTCGGGCGACGAGCAGGTCGTGAGGATCCGCGACAAGGAGATCCGCACCAGCCTCACCCGCGAGTCCCTCTCCGGCAACAAGGTCCCCCGGGTCGCCCTGCCCCGCTTCACCGACCACGGCGAACTCGTGCGCTTCTGGCGCGCGGAGAACCTCCCCGGGTTCTTCCCCTTCACCGCCGGCGTGTTCCCGTTCAAGCGGGACGGGGAGGACCCGGCGCGGATGTTCGCCGGCGAGGGCGACCCGTTCCGCACCAACCGGCGCTTCAAACTGCTCTCCGAGGGACAGCCCGCCACCCGGCTGTCCACCGCCTTCGACTCCGTCACCCTCTACGGCCGTGACCCGGACGAGCGCCCCGACATCTACGGCAAGGTCGGCACCTCCGGCGTCTCGGTGGCCACCCTCGACGACATGAAGGCCCTCTACGACGGCTTCGACCTGGTCGCCCCGACGACCTCGGTGTCGATGACGATCAACGGGCCCGCGCCGACGATCCTCGCGTTCTTCCTGAACACCGCGATCGACCAGCAGCTCGACCGTTTCCGTACCGCCGAGGGCCGTGACCCGTCACCGCAGGAGGCGGCCGCGCTGAGGGCCGGGGCGCTGGCGAACGTGCGGGGCACGGTGCAGGCGGACATCCTCAAGGAGGACCAGGGCCAGAACACCTGCCTGTTCTCCACCGAGTTCAGCCTGCGGATGATGGCCGACATCCAGGAGTGGTTCATCCAGCAGAAGGTCCGCAACTTCTACTCGGTGTCCATCTCCGGCTACCACATCGCCGAAGCCGGCGCGAACCCCATCAGCCAGCTGGCCTTCACCCTCGCCAACGGCTTCACCTACGTCGAGGCCTACCTCGCCCGGGGCATGCGCATCGACGACTTCGCGCCCAACCTCTCCTTCTTCTTCTCCAACGGCATGGACCCCGAGTACTCGGTGCTGGGCCGGGTCGCCCGCCGGATCTGGGCGGTGGCGATGAAGGAGAAGTACGGCGCGAACGAGCGCTCCCAGAAGCTGAAGTACCACGTCCAGACCTCCGGACGCTCCCTGCACGCCCAGGAGATGGACTTCAACGACATCCGCACCACCCTGCAGGCGCTCATCGCGATCTACGACAACTGCAACAGCCTGCACACCAACGCCTACGACGAGGCCGTCACCACCCCCACCGAGGAATCCGTCCGCCGTGCCCTGGCGATCCAGCTGATCATCAACCGGGAGTGGGGCCTGGCGATGAACGAGAACCCCCTCCAGGGCTCGTTCATCATCGACGAGCTGACCGACCTGGTGGAGGAGGCGGTGCTCCAGGAGTTCGAGCGGATCAACGAACGCGGCGGGGTGCTCGGCGCGATGGAGACCGGCTACCAGCGCGGCCGTATCCAGGACGAGTCGATGCTGTACGAGCAGCGCAAGCACGACGGCACCCTGCCCCTGATCGGCGTCAACACCTTCCGCAACCCGCACGCCGACACCGCCGAACCGGGCGTCGTCGAACTCGCCCGCGCCACCGAGCAGGAGAAGCACTCCCAGCTCGAGCGGGTCCGCGACTACCAGGCCGGACACCGCGAGCAGGCGCACGAGGCCCTGGCCGCCCTGAAGGACGCGGCGGTGGGCGGGGACAACGTCTTCGCGGTCCTCATGGACGCCGCCCGGGTCTGCTCGCTCCAGCAGATCACGGACGCCTTCTTCGAGGTCGGAGGCCAGTACCGCCGCAACGTCTGA
- a CDS encoding TetR/AcrR family transcriptional regulator, with amino-acid sequence MAKSSAPSRERIVAGAADLISRRGLNAASIREVAKHAKAPLGSTYHYFPEGKQQLATEAVRHGGDAVARLLRKELEAGPVAGLRAFLGLWRGVVVQSDFRAGCPVLAVSVEEPSDAEPPPALVAAAEAFDTWQRLLTEALCEQGVDPGRAPEIAALVVAAVEGAIAMCRAQRDTQPLDRVARQLEAVLAGAVSP; translated from the coding sequence GTGGCCAAGTCCAGTGCGCCGTCGCGGGAACGCATCGTGGCCGGCGCCGCCGACCTGATCAGCAGGCGTGGCCTGAACGCCGCGAGCATCCGGGAGGTGGCCAAGCACGCCAAGGCGCCGCTGGGCTCGACGTACCACTACTTCCCCGAGGGCAAGCAACAACTCGCGACCGAGGCGGTGCGCCACGGCGGTGACGCGGTCGCCCGCCTCCTGCGCAAGGAGTTGGAGGCGGGCCCGGTCGCCGGGCTGAGGGCCTTTCTGGGGCTGTGGCGCGGCGTCGTCGTCCAGAGCGACTTCCGCGCCGGGTGCCCCGTGCTGGCCGTGTCCGTGGAGGAGCCGTCGGACGCCGAGCCGCCGCCGGCCCTCGTCGCCGCGGCCGAGGCCTTCGACACCTGGCAGCGGCTGCTCACCGAGGCGCTGTGCGAGCAGGGCGTCGACCCCGGGCGGGCGCCGGAAATCGCGGCTCTGGTGGTGGCCGCCGTCGAGGGGGCCATCGCCATGTGCCGCGCCCAGCGCGATACCCAGCCCCTGGAC